The following proteins are encoded in a genomic region of Glycine max cultivar Williams 82 chromosome 18, Glycine_max_v4.0, whole genome shotgun sequence:
- the LOC100798475 gene encoding protein DETOXIFICATION 9 isoform X2 translates to MMDKEEATPLLRKSEVAPLEDDDAFCVELKRVGSMAAPMLAANMCQYLLQVVSLMMVGHLGLLVSFSGVAIAISFAEVTGFCVLMGMAGALETLCGQTYGAEEFTEIGNYTFCAIVTLLLVCLPISLLWIFMDKILLLFGQDPEISHVAHKYCICSIPALYGFAVLQCQIRYFQTQSMIFPMVFSSIAVLCLHVPICWGLVFKLGLGHVGAAYAIGISYWLNVIGLGIYMNYSPACEKTKIVFSFNALLSIPEFCQFAIPSGLMFCLNTTTLHYIIPYAVGASASTRISNELGAGNPKAAQGIVRVVVILGIVDGVIVSTFFVCCRHILGYAYSNDKEVVDYVSDIVPILCGSFTADSLIGALSGIARGGGFQQIGAYVNLGAYYLVGVPLAFLLGFVLHFNAKGLWMGSLTGSVLQVIILTVVTVLTDWQKEATKARERIVEKSIKVHNDSVI, encoded by the exons ATGATggataaggaggaagcaacacCATTGTTAAGAAAGAGTGAGGTGGCACCATTAGAGGATGATGATGCATTTTGTGTAGAGCTTAAAAGGGTAGGCTCCATGGCAGCTCCAATGCTGGCTGCGAATATGTGTCAGTACCTTCTACAAGTTGTGTCACTGATGATGGTGGGACATCTTGGGCTTCTTGTCTCATTCTCTGGGGTTGCAATTGCCATCTCTTTTGCTGAAGTTACCGGCTTTTGTGTTCTT ATGGGAATGGCTGGTGCATTGGAAACTTTATGTGGCCAAACCTATGGTGCAGAAGAATTTACAGAGATTGGAAACTACACTTTTTGTGCAATTGTCACTTTGCTTTTGGTTTGTCTCCCCATATCTCTGCTGTGGATATTCATGGATAAAATACTATTGCTGTTTGGTCAAGACCCTGAAATTTCTCATGTAGCTCACAAGTACTGCATATGCTCCATCCCTGCACTGTATGGATTTGCTGTTCTTCAATGTCAGATCCGCTATTTCCAGACTCAGAGTATGATCTTTCCCATGGTTTTCAGCTCAATTGCGGTTCTGTGTTTGCATGTTCCTATTTGTTGGGGTCTGGTATTCAAATTGGGGCTGGGACATGTTGGAGCAGCATATGCTATTGGAATttcatattggttaaatgtcatTGGGCTTGgaatttatatgaattattCTCCAGCATGTGAGAAGACCAAAATTGTGTTTTCATTTAATGCTTTACTAAGCATTCCAGAGTTCTGCCAATTTGCTATTCCTTCTGGGCTGATGTTTTG cCTTAACACAACAACATTGCACTACATCATTCCATATGCTGTTGGAGCTTCTGCAAG TACTCGCATTTCGAATGAATTAGGAGCAGGGAATCCAAAGGCAGCTCAAGGTATTGTTCGTGTTGTTGTGATTCTTGGAATTGTCGATGGGGTTATTGTCAGCACTTTCTTCGTTTGTTGTAGGCATATATTAGGATATGCTTATAGCAATGACAAGGAAGTTGTAGATTATGTTTCAGACATTGTTCCCATTCTTTGTGGATCTTTTACTGCAGATAGTCTAATAGGAGCTCTTTCCG GGATTGCAAGAGGTGGTGGATTTCAGCAAATAGGGGCTTATGTGAACCTTGGAGCCTATTATCTTGTGGGAGTTCCTTTGGCATTCTTATTGGGTTTTGTTCTACATTTCAATGCCAAGGGACTCTGGATGGGAAGTCTTACAGGGTCTGTTCTACAAGTGATTATTCTGACTGTTGTAACAGTGTTAACAGATTGGCAGAAAGAG GCAACGAAAGCAAGGGAGAGAATAGTTGAGAAGTCAATTAAAGTTCATAATGATTCAGTGATATGA
- the LOC100798475 gene encoding protein DETOXIFICATION 9 isoform X1, translating to MMDKEEATPLLRKSEVAPLEDDDAFCVELKRVGSMAAPMLAANMCQYLLQVVSLMMVGHLGLLVSFSGVAIAISFAEVTGFCVLMGMAGALETLCGQTYGAEEFTEIGNYTFCAIVTLLLVCLPISLLWIFMDKILLLFGQDPEISHVAHKYCICSIPALYGFAVLQCQIRYFQTQSMIFPMVFSSIAVLCLHVPICWGLVFKLGLGHVGAAYAIGISYWLNVIGLGIYMNYSPACEKTKIVFSFNALLSIPEFCQFAIPSGLMFCFEMWSFELLTLFAGLLPNPQLQTSVLSVCLNTTTLHYIIPYAVGASASTRISNELGAGNPKAAQGIVRVVVILGIVDGVIVSTFFVCCRHILGYAYSNDKEVVDYVSDIVPILCGSFTADSLIGALSGIARGGGFQQIGAYVNLGAYYLVGVPLAFLLGFVLHFNAKGLWMGSLTGSVLQVIILTVVTVLTDWQKEATKARERIVEKSIKVHNDSVI from the exons ATGATggataaggaggaagcaacacCATTGTTAAGAAAGAGTGAGGTGGCACCATTAGAGGATGATGATGCATTTTGTGTAGAGCTTAAAAGGGTAGGCTCCATGGCAGCTCCAATGCTGGCTGCGAATATGTGTCAGTACCTTCTACAAGTTGTGTCACTGATGATGGTGGGACATCTTGGGCTTCTTGTCTCATTCTCTGGGGTTGCAATTGCCATCTCTTTTGCTGAAGTTACCGGCTTTTGTGTTCTT ATGGGAATGGCTGGTGCATTGGAAACTTTATGTGGCCAAACCTATGGTGCAGAAGAATTTACAGAGATTGGAAACTACACTTTTTGTGCAATTGTCACTTTGCTTTTGGTTTGTCTCCCCATATCTCTGCTGTGGATATTCATGGATAAAATACTATTGCTGTTTGGTCAAGACCCTGAAATTTCTCATGTAGCTCACAAGTACTGCATATGCTCCATCCCTGCACTGTATGGATTTGCTGTTCTTCAATGTCAGATCCGCTATTTCCAGACTCAGAGTATGATCTTTCCCATGGTTTTCAGCTCAATTGCGGTTCTGTGTTTGCATGTTCCTATTTGTTGGGGTCTGGTATTCAAATTGGGGCTGGGACATGTTGGAGCAGCATATGCTATTGGAATttcatattggttaaatgtcatTGGGCTTGgaatttatatgaattattCTCCAGCATGTGAGAAGACCAAAATTGTGTTTTCATTTAATGCTTTACTAAGCATTCCAGAGTTCTGCCAATTTGCTATTCCTTCTGGGCTGATGTTTTG TTTTGAAATGTGGTCATTTGAGCTACTTACATTATTTGCTGGGCTTTTACCTAATCCACAACTTCAAACCTCAGTTCTTTCTGTCTG cCTTAACACAACAACATTGCACTACATCATTCCATATGCTGTTGGAGCTTCTGCAAG TACTCGCATTTCGAATGAATTAGGAGCAGGGAATCCAAAGGCAGCTCAAGGTATTGTTCGTGTTGTTGTGATTCTTGGAATTGTCGATGGGGTTATTGTCAGCACTTTCTTCGTTTGTTGTAGGCATATATTAGGATATGCTTATAGCAATGACAAGGAAGTTGTAGATTATGTTTCAGACATTGTTCCCATTCTTTGTGGATCTTTTACTGCAGATAGTCTAATAGGAGCTCTTTCCG GGATTGCAAGAGGTGGTGGATTTCAGCAAATAGGGGCTTATGTGAACCTTGGAGCCTATTATCTTGTGGGAGTTCCTTTGGCATTCTTATTGGGTTTTGTTCTACATTTCAATGCCAAGGGACTCTGGATGGGAAGTCTTACAGGGTCTGTTCTACAAGTGATTATTCTGACTGTTGTAACAGTGTTAACAGATTGGCAGAAAGAG GCAACGAAAGCAAGGGAGAGAATAGTTGAGAAGTCAATTAAAGTTCATAATGATTCAGTGATATGA